Proteins encoded within one genomic window of Drosophila willistoni isolate 14030-0811.24 chromosome XL unlocalized genomic scaffold, UCI_dwil_1.1 Seg141, whole genome shotgun sequence:
- the LOC6649236 gene encoding C-type lectin 37Da — MYSRQCQCGWRWTLFLLVVSGMWKLSLAYLPDVNIFTNYRTEVYNGIPSEIDTTPFIRIGDNYYYIEPINKVNWFQAAGACRMMNAHLASIEDKPEMMALIKYMKAKGFKNNDYFWISGNDLGTEGAFYWMSSGRPLTYAPWVGPKQMPDNYGGNENCVHMFGARELINDANCKIQMLYVCEATEPKTFKFTYIKW, encoded by the exons ATGTACAGTAGACAATGCCAATGTGGTTGGAGATGGACATTATTCCTGCTCGTCGTGAGTGGCATGTGGAAATTATCCTTGGCCTATTTACCGGATGTGAATATTTTTACCAATTATCGCACAGAGGTCTATAATG GTATACCCTCGGAAATCGATACTACACCTTTTATACGTATTGGCGATAACTATTACTATATCGAGCCAATCAATAAGGTCAATTGGTTTCAGGCTGCCGGCGCTTGTCGCATGATGAACGCCCATTTGGCCTCCATTGAGGATAAGCCCGAGATGATGGCATTGATCAAGTATATGAAGGCTAAGGGATTCAAGAATAATGATTACTTCTGGATATCGGGCAACGATTTAGGCACTGAGGGTGCTTTCTATTGGATGTCTAGCGGCAGACCGTTGACCTATGCACCTTGGGTGGGGCCCAAACAGATGCCCGACAATTATGGTGGCAATGAGAATTGTGTTCACATGTTTGGGGCACGGGAACTGATCAACGATGCCAATTGTAAGATCCAGATGCTATATGTTTGTGAGGCCACCGAGCCAAAGACATTCAAATTCACCTATATTAAGTGGTAG